A window of Planctomycetota bacterium genomic DNA:
CGGTCGAGAACTTCCAGTTCCTCGACCGGCCGAGCGGCGGCGCGGGCGAGGCCAAGCCCAACGCCAAGCCGCAAGAGGAGGCCAGCGCAGAAGACCAGAGCAAGCCGGCCGATTACGATTTCAACCAGGACGTGGGGGAAGACACGATCCCGTTCTAGTCCCGCGCGGACGCGACGGGCGGAAAGAAACCCTCCCTGCGGGGAGCCAAGAGGAGACAGTCGTGGCCAGGTTCAAACCGAAGATGAAGACGAAAATGAAGACCAAGAAGCGCAAGAAGTTCGTACGTTTTCGTGACCGGGCGAAGTGCCGCTTCTGCCGCGAAAACGTCACCCACATCGACTACAAGGACACGCAGACGCTGCAAAAACTGACGACGACTCGCGGCAAGATGCTGAGCCGCAAACGCAGCGGCAACTGCGCGCGGCACCAGCGGGCGGCCCAGCGTGCGCTGAAGCGCGCGCGGTTCCTGTCGCTGATGCCATTCGTAGCCTGACGAGAGTGGCGGCGCCTCGGCGCCGCGAAGGGAGAGCCAAGCGATGAAACTGCTGCTTCGAGAAGACGTGCGCGACCTGGGATCCGCCGGCGACATCGTGGAAGTCAAGGCGGGGTACGCGCGAAATTATTTGCTGCCGAAACGCCTGGCGGTCGAGCCGAACGCCCCCAACATCAAGCGCGTCGAACTGGAGCGCACGGATCGGGAGAAGCAGCGGCAGCAGCACCTGGAAAGCCTGAAAGAACTGGCCCAGCGGATGAGCCAGGCGTCGGTTTCGATCAAGGCCAAGGCGAACGAACTGGGGCACCTTTTCGGGTCGGTGACCGAAGAGCACATTGCGGACGCGCTCTCGGCGGAAGGGTTCCCGGTGAAGCCGGAGCAGGTGGCGCTGGCGGCACCGATCCGTACGCTGGACAAGTTCCGAGTGCCGATCCGGTTGGCGGAAGGGATCGAAGCGCAAGTGGATGTTTGGGTGGTGCCGGCGTAGCGTGCCGAGGGGTGTGCGGCAGGAAGTCCCCTGCCCCGTGCGGGTCGGCCGCGCCGAGATTGCTTGCAAGTCCGCGCCCGATGCGGTATAAGCCGCGCGCACGCTAGGATTCACAGACCAGGTGTACGATGCCGGACGATTCGCTGGCCGATAAAGCCCTGCCCCACAGCATCGAGACCGAGATGGCCGTTCTCGGCGCGATGATGATGGAACCGGAGGCGACCGGGCTCTCCCTGGAATACCTCGACGAGGACTGTTTCTATCATCCGGCCCACCGCACGCTTTTCCGATTCCTCAAGGCGGGATTCGAGAACAATCGGCCGCTGGACGGCGTGCTGCTGGAGCAGGCGCTCCGCGACGCGGGGCAACTGGACGAGATCGGCGGCCGGCAATACCTGGTGGACGTGTACAACAGCGTGGCGTCGGCCGCCAACGCCGAATACTACGCCCGGGTCGTCAAAGACAAGTCGCTCCTCCGGGGCCTCATCCAGGCCGCGGGAGACATCCTGCGCGACGCGCGCACGGCCGGCGACGACGTGGACGACGTCCTGGACCGCTCGGAACAGCGCATCTTCGAGGTGACGGAGCGCAAGATCGTCGGGGAGGCGGCGAAC
This region includes:
- the rpsR gene encoding 30S ribosomal protein S18, producing the protein MARFKPKMKTKMKTKKRKKFVRFRDRAKCRFCRENVTHIDYKDTQTLQKLTTTRGKMLSRKRSGNCARHQRAAQRALKRARFLSLMPFVA
- the rplI gene encoding 50S ribosomal protein L9 — protein: MKLLLREDVRDLGSAGDIVEVKAGYARNYLLPKRLAVEPNAPNIKRVELERTDREKQRQQHLESLKELAQRMSQASVSIKAKANELGHLFGSVTEEHIADALSAEGFPVKPEQVALAAPIRTLDKFRVPIRLAEGIEAQVDVWVVPA